A part of Thermotoga petrophila RKU-1 genomic DNA contains:
- the mtaD gene encoding 5-methylthioadenosine/S-adenosylhomocysteine deaminase: MIIGNCLILKDFSSEPFCGAIEIENGMIKRVTQGELKVDLDLSGKLVMPALFNTHTHAPMTLLRGVAEDLSFEEWLFSKVLPIEDRLTEKMAYYGTILAQMEMARHGIAGFVDMYFHEEWIAKAVRDFGMRALLTRGLVDSNGDDGGRLEENLKLYNEWNGFEERILVGFGPHSPYLCTREYLKRIFDVAKSLNAPVTIHLYETSRENYDLEDILNIGLKEVKTIAAHCVHLPERYFDVLKDIPFFVSHNPTSNLKLGNGIAPVQRMAEHGMKVTLGTDGAASNNSLNLFFEMRLASLLQKAQNPRNLDVNTCLKMATYDGAQAMGFKSGKIEEGWNADLVVIDLDLPEMFPVQNIKNHLVHAFSGEVFATMVAGKWIYFDGEYPTIDSEEVKRELARIEKELYSS, translated from the coding sequence ATGATTATAGGAAATTGTCTGATACTGAAGGATTTTTCTTCTGAACCTTTTTGTGGAGCCATAGAAATCGAAAATGGCATGATAAAACGAGTGACCCAGGGAGAACTGAAGGTCGATCTGGATCTCTCCGGCAAACTCGTCATGCCGGCTCTTTTCAACACGCACACTCACGCTCCGATGACTCTTCTGAGAGGAGTCGCGGAAGATCTCAGTTTCGAAGAGTGGCTCTTCTCTAAGGTGCTTCCAATAGAAGACAGATTGACAGAGAAGATGGCATACTACGGAACGATCCTCGCCCAAATGGAGATGGCAAGACATGGTATCGCCGGCTTTGTCGATATGTATTTCCACGAAGAATGGATTGCGAAGGCGGTCAGGGATTTTGGAATGAGAGCCCTTTTGACACGAGGACTTGTGGACAGCAATGGAGACGATGGCGGACGCCTCGAAGAGAATTTGAAGCTCTACAACGAGTGGAACGGTTTTGAAGAGAGGATCCTCGTTGGATTCGGTCCTCACTCGCCTTATCTGTGTACCAGAGAATACCTGAAGAGAATTTTCGACGTTGCGAAGTCTCTGAACGCCCCCGTAACGATTCATCTTTATGAGACTTCCAGAGAAAATTACGACCTAGAGGATATTTTGAACATTGGCTTGAAAGAAGTGAAGACCATTGCGGCTCATTGTGTTCATCTTCCCGAGAGGTATTTCGATGTCTTGAAAGATATTCCATTTTTCGTTTCTCACAATCCCACGAGCAACCTGAAACTCGGAAACGGGATAGCACCCGTTCAGAGAATGGCAGAGCACGGGATGAAAGTTACCCTCGGCACGGATGGAGCGGCGAGCAACAACTCTCTGAATCTGTTCTTCGAAATGAGACTCGCGAGTCTCCTTCAGAAAGCGCAGAATCCACGCAATTTGGATGTGAACACATGTTTGAAAATGGCAACGTACGATGGAGCACAAGCGATGGGATTCAAAAGTGGAAAGATTGAAGAAGGCTGGAACGCCGATCTTGTGGTAATAGATCTCGACCTCCCCGAAATGTTTCCAGTTCAGAACATAAAAAACCACCTCGTTCACGCTTTCAGCGGTGAAGTTTTCGCCACGATGGTCGCTGGAAAATGGATCTACTTCGATGGAGAGTACCCGACCATAGATTCAGAAGAAGTGAAAAGAGAACTGGCCCGTATAGAAAAAGAACTCTATTCTTCCTGA
- a CDS encoding RluA family pseudouridine synthase, with protein MRVEVTKENFYRRLDKFLRNQLKDVPLSVIYKLIRKGKVYVNGKRVKDPSFDLEEGDVVEFRYVNLENLPKRSEKKDLTPVPMKLDVLYEGKHYLVLNKPPNIAIHPGKGVHVATLIEGLLHYGQEKGFSPFLVHRLDKDTSGLLVVAKDREAARILTELFKDRNIEKEYVTLVRGTPENNMKITIPLDGQEAISEIVSVKSLRDVSLLRVKIHTGRKHQIRRHLSQIGFPVVGDDTYGDRHFNREFRKRYGLKRLFLHSYRMKFIDPWTEEEKDFRAPLPDDLLSVLNFLEERSDEWLEEFLS; from the coding sequence ATGAGAGTGGAAGTCACCAAGGAGAATTTCTACAGAAGACTGGACAAATTTCTGAGGAACCAGCTGAAAGACGTACCCCTTTCGGTGATATACAAGCTCATCAGAAAGGGAAAAGTGTATGTCAACGGAAAACGTGTGAAGGATCCTTCCTTCGATTTGGAAGAAGGAGATGTGGTGGAATTCCGGTATGTGAATCTGGAAAATCTTCCGAAGAGATCCGAGAAGAAGGATCTCACTCCAGTTCCCATGAAACTCGATGTACTCTACGAAGGCAAGCACTATCTTGTGTTGAACAAGCCGCCAAACATAGCCATACATCCTGGGAAAGGGGTTCATGTCGCGACATTGATCGAAGGACTCCTTCACTACGGTCAGGAAAAGGGATTTTCACCGTTCCTCGTTCACAGACTCGACAAAGACACCTCCGGGCTTCTCGTTGTCGCCAAAGATAGAGAGGCCGCGAGGATTCTCACAGAGTTGTTCAAGGACAGAAACATAGAGAAAGAATACGTTACGCTCGTGAGAGGAACTCCTGAGAACAACATGAAAATCACCATTCCTCTCGATGGACAGGAAGCGATCTCTGAGATCGTCTCAGTGAAATCTCTGAGAGATGTTTCACTCCTCAGGGTGAAAATACACACAGGCAGAAAGCACCAGATAAGAAGACACCTTTCACAGATAGGTTTTCCCGTTGTGGGAGACGATACCTACGGTGACAGACATTTCAACAGGGAATTTCGAAAGAGATACGGTTTGAAAAGACTGTTCCTCCACAGCTACAGAATGAAGTTCATCGATCCGTGGACTGAAGAGGAGAAGGATTTCAGAGCACCCCTTCCAGATGATCTTCTCAGCGTTTTGAATTTTTTAGAAGAGAGGAGTGATGAATGGTTAGAAGAATTTCTCTCCTGA
- a CDS encoding class I SAM-dependent methyltransferase has translation MGIIYKRFARVFHEGPYTSFSRRIAKNFTKILENFHVRGKKVLDVACGEGTFAVEIAKQGFEVVGIDLSPEMLEFARKRAKEESVPVVFLKKDMRELDFHEEFDIVTCWFDSLNYLLDYSDLKKTFEKVHEALKAGGALLFDMNTVYGLLMANQEGPVYIQQDGKDIFEVQTIEFELEESIATFYVTVFERKQGNLWERFDEIHRERGYRVKEIAYALSDAGFVFSFYEDLLSKSPLTSYSRRLWCVARKVSAG, from the coding sequence GTGGGAATTATTTACAAGCGATTCGCCCGAGTTTTTCACGAAGGGCCGTACACATCGTTTTCAAGGAGAATAGCGAAAAATTTCACCAAAATTCTGGAAAACTTTCATGTTCGAGGAAAAAAAGTATTGGATGTGGCCTGTGGAGAAGGAACGTTTGCTGTGGAAATCGCTAAGCAGGGCTTTGAAGTGGTGGGGATAGACCTTTCACCTGAGATGCTGGAGTTTGCCAGAAAAAGGGCAAAAGAAGAAAGCGTACCTGTGGTTTTTTTGAAAAAAGACATGAGAGAACTCGATTTCCACGAAGAATTCGATATCGTCACCTGCTGGTTCGACAGTCTCAACTATCTTTTGGATTACAGCGATTTGAAAAAAACTTTTGAGAAAGTTCATGAAGCTTTGAAAGCAGGCGGAGCGTTGCTTTTCGACATGAACACCGTTTATGGGCTTTTGATGGCCAATCAGGAAGGCCCCGTGTACATTCAGCAGGATGGAAAGGACATCTTCGAGGTTCAAACCATAGAGTTCGAACTGGAGGAATCCATTGCCACCTTCTATGTGACCGTTTTCGAGAGAAAGCAAGGGAACCTGTGGGAGAGATTCGATGAGATACATAGAGAAAGAGGCTACAGAGTGAAAGAAATCGCGTATGCACTGAGTGACGCGGGGTTTGTGTTTTCTTTTTATGAAGATCTTCTCAGCAAGTCCCCTCTGACCAGCTACAGTAGAAGACTGTGGTGCGTTGCGAGGAAGGTGAGCGCAGGATGA
- a CDS encoding PadR family transcriptional regulator — protein MRHRGGRGFRGWWLASTILLLVAEKPSHGYELAERLSEFGIEIPGIGHMGNIYRVLSDLEESGLLSTERDTTVRPPRKIYRITLQGKLYLKEILRSLEDMKRRIETLEERIKRVLQEE, from the coding sequence ATGAGACACAGAGGCGGGAGAGGATTCCGGGGCTGGTGGCTTGCCAGTACCATTCTTTTACTCGTAGCGGAGAAGCCTTCTCACGGATACGAGCTCGCAGAGAGGCTCTCAGAGTTTGGTATTGAGATACCCGGAATCGGTCACATGGGCAACATTTACCGTGTACTCTCCGATCTTGAAGAGAGCGGGCTTCTCAGCACCGAGCGGGATACAACGGTCAGACCTCCCAGAAAGATCTACAGGATCACCCTGCAGGGGAAACTCTATCTCAAAGAGATATTGAGGTCTCTGGAGGATATGAAGAGAAGAATAGAAACACTCGAAGAAAGAATAAAGAGAGTGCTTCAGGAAGAATAG
- a CDS encoding CBS domain-containing protein, whose protein sequence is MKVKDVCKLISLKPTVVEEDTPIEEIVDRILEDPVTRTVYVARDNKLVGMIPVMHLLKVSGFHFFGFIPKEELIRSSMKRLIAKNASEIMLDPVYVHMDTTLEEALKLMIDNNIQEMPVVDEKGEIVGDLNSLEILLALWKGREK, encoded by the coding sequence ATGAAAGTGAAAGACGTCTGCAAATTGATTTCTCTGAAGCCCACAGTTGTAGAAGAAGACACTCCTATAGAAGAAATCGTCGACAGGATACTGGAGGATCCCGTCACGAGAACCGTTTATGTTGCGAGAGACAACAAACTCGTTGGAATGATCCCTGTCATGCACCTTTTGAAAGTTTCTGGTTTTCACTTTTTCGGGTTCATTCCAAAGGAAGAGCTCATTCGCTCCTCGATGAAAAGATTGATAGCAAAGAACGCATCTGAGATAATGTTGGATCCCGTGTACGTTCACATGGATACAACATTGGAAGAAGCCTTGAAGCTGATGATCGACAACAATATACAGGAGATGCCGGTTGTCGATGAAAAGGGAGAGATAGTGGGAGATCTCAACTCTCTCGAAATTCTTCTCGCTTTGTGGAAAGGGCGGGAGAAATGA
- the panD gene encoding aspartate 1-decarboxylase: MLNIYLKSKIHMAKITRKEVYYEGSIEVDEELMEKAGISEGEVVLVVNVNNAARFVTYVIKGKRGSREINLYGAAARLGEEGDRVIIMAFTFSDKPVKAKTIVLNEKNEIIQEK; encoded by the coding sequence ATGCTGAACATATATCTGAAGTCCAAAATTCACATGGCTAAGATCACGAGGAAAGAGGTTTACTACGAAGGAAGTATAGAAGTAGACGAAGAGCTGATGGAGAAAGCGGGCATCAGCGAGGGAGAGGTCGTACTGGTGGTGAACGTCAACAACGCCGCGAGGTTCGTAACATACGTTATAAAGGGAAAGAGGGGAAGCCGTGAGATAAACCTATACGGTGCGGCCGCAAGACTCGGTGAAGAGGGTGACAGAGTGATCATCATGGCTTTCACCTTCAGTGACAAACCCGTGAAAGCGAAAACGATCGTTCTCAACGAGAAAAACGAAATCATTCAGGAGAAATGA